Within the Nitrosococcus wardiae genome, the region TGTCCGGTTTAATCCGGGAGAGAAGAAAAACGATGAAACCCTGGCCAAGAAAATGGCTGCCCTCTGTGACGTTTATGTGATGGATGCCTTTGGCAGCGCTCACCGGGCGCAGGCCTCTACCCACGGGGTTGCCAAATACGCGCCGATCGCGTGTGCGGGACCCTTGCTGGCGGGTGAACTGGAAGCTTTGGCGAAGGCCTTGGATAAACCTGCCCGGCCCCTTGTCGCCATTGTGGGGGGTTCCAAGGTTTCTACTAAGTTAACGGTATTGGAGAGCCTGTCACAAGTAGTCGATCAGCTAATTGTGGGGGGGGGTATTGCCAATACCTTTATTGCCGCGGCAGGTTACAATGTGGGCAAATCCCTCTATGAAGCGGATTTGGTAGGAACTGCTAAGCAATTGAGAACTGCAGCCCAGGAACGGGGCGGGGATATCCCGCTACCAGTCGATGTGGTTTGTGGTAAGGAGTTTTCCGAGAGCGCGGAAGCCACCTTAAAGCGGATCGGTGAAGTGGCAGAGGATGATATGATTTTCGATATCGGGCCCGAGACCTCGAAGCATTTTGCGGAAATACTAAAGGAAGCGGGGACTATTGTCTGGAATGGCCCTGTTGGGGTATTTGAGTTCGATCAATTCGGTGAAGGGACCAAGGCGCTGTCATTAGCCATTGCTGAAAGCCCAGCTTTTTCTATCGCTGGCGGTGGAGATACCTTAGCGGCTGTAGCCAAGTATGGTGTGAGTGATCAGATTTCTTATATTTCTACCGGCGGAGGGGCCTTTCTGGAATTTCTGGAAGGGAAGAAACTGCCGGCGGTCGCTATCCTTGAAGAGCGAGCAAATCAGTAGCCAATATGCTGTTTTGCCTATTCTTTGGGGTTTTGCTCGGTTGCAAAGAATAATCTCGGGGAGGGCTCCGGAAAAATTATGCTAAGACGAACTAAAATCGTCGCCACTCTAGGTCCAGCAACGGATGACCCCAAGGTCTTAGACCAGATCATCGAAGCGGGAGTCGATGTGGTCCGCCTGAATTTTTCCCATGGCCCCCGTGATTTTGACCAGGCCTGCAAATTACACCGGGAGCGGGTGGAAACGGTGCGGAGCCGGGCCCAAGCCTATGGGCGGCAGGTGGGAGTACTGGCTGATTTGCAAGGGCCGAAAATCCGTATCGCCAAATTCAAGGCCGGTAAAGCAAACTTGGAGGATAAGGCCCGCTTTACCCTGGACCTTAGTCTGCCGAAAGATGCGGGTGACGAAAACCAAGTTGGGGTAGATTATGAGGATTTGGCGGATGATGTCAGCCGCGGGGATACCTTACTCCTAGACGATGGCCGCATTGTTCTGTGGGTGGAGGAAGTCGTCGGCCCGAAGATTGCCTGCCGGGTGGTCATCGGGGGGATTCTGTTAGATAACAAAGGTATCAATCGCCAAGGCGGTGGTCTTTCAGCCAAAGCGCTGACAGCTAAGGACCGCAGGGATATTCAATGTGCTGCCGAGCTTCAGGTTGATTATTTAGCGGTCTCATTTCCCCGCAGTGCTGATGACCTCAATGAAGCCCGAGAGTTATTCCAGGCTGCGGGTGGCCGGGGCGGGATTGTGGCGAAGATTGAACGTGCTGAAGCCCTAGAAAATCTGGAAGAAATGATTGCTGCCTCTGAGGCGGTAATGGTTGCCCGGGGGGATCTCGGGGTTGAGATTGGGGATGCTGCCCTGCCGCCGGTGCAGAAAAATATCATTCACTTGGCACGGAAGATGAACGGGGTGGTGATTACCGCCACTCAGATGATGGAGACGATGATTAAAAGCCCAGTTCCTACCCGAGCCGAGGTTTTTGATGTGGCCAATGCGGTTCTGGATGGTACCGATGCGGTGATGCTGTCTGCGGAAACGGCATCCGGTGATTTTCCAGGCAAAGCGGTAGCGGCAATGGACCGAATCTGCCGTGAGGCTGAGAAACAATACCAAGTTACCGTTTCTACCCATAGGATTAATTCCCGTTTTAGTCGGATAGATGAGGGGATTGCCATGGCGGCCATGTATTTGGCCAACCATTCTGCTATCAAAGCGATCGCAGCGCTTACCGAGTCGGGCTCTACCCCCCTATGGATGTCCCGCATCAGTTCCGCTATCCCGATTTATGCCTTGACGCGGCATGTGGAGACGCGTAGAAAGGTAACCCTATATCGTGGTGTTTGCCCCGTAAGTTTCAATGTCAATTCTTCTGATCATGCCCTCATCAACCGTGAGGCCATCAGTGAATTACAGCGTCGAGGGGCAGTGCGCGATGGGGACTGGGTGATCATTACCAAGGGGGATCTTACTGGTGTGCAGGGAGGCACCAATGCGCTGAAAGTTGTCCAAGTCGGCAATATGGTATAGAAAACCTGGGGAATAATGACTCAAAGCCTTAATGCCCTATCAGCGCTTCAAGATCGCTATAAAATAGCCTTTAAAGGCAATCCCACTTACAGGATTTGATTTAGAATTGTCATTTAGAAATTTAATCAGGTTATATTGCTAACTGTGTGAGGACAAAAAAATGGCCTTAATTACGTTGCGTCAATTGCTTGACTACGCTGCGGAGCATAACTTTGGTATCCCAGCATTTAATGTCAACAACATGGAGCAGGTGCATGCAATCATGCAGGCGGCTGAGGCTGTCGACAGCCCAGTCATCATGCAGGCCTCGGCTGGGGCCCGCTCCTATGCCGGCGAGCCGTTTTTGCGTCACTTGATTGCGGCGGCGGTGGAGCAGTACCCCCACATTCCGATTTGTATGCATCAGGATCATGGGGCGGAACCTTCAGTATGCTTGCGCTCCATCCAGTCTGGTTTTTCCTCGGTGATGATGGATGGTTCTTTGATGCCGGATATGAAGACTCCATCCAGCTATGAGTACAACGTCAATGTGACCCGCCAAGTGGTGGATATGGCCCATGGCGGTGGGGTTTCCGTAGAAGGCGAGTTGGGTTGTTTGGGTTCCCTGGAAACCGGTATGGCGGGGGAAGAAGATGGGTCGGGTGCTGAAGGCCAACTCAGCCATGATCAGTTGCTCACCAATCCTGAAGAAGCTGCGGATTTTGTCAAAAAGACCAAGGTGGACGCTTTGGCCATTGCCATTGGTACCAGCCACGGAGCCTACAAATTTACCCGTCCGCCGACCGGGGACATTTTAGCCATTGAGCGAATTAAGGAGATCCATGCTCGGATTCCTGACACCCATTTGGTGATGCATGGCTCTAGCTCAGTACCCCAGGAATGGTTAAAGATCATCCATGAATTCGGCGGCGATATCGGCGAGACTTATGGCGTGCCTGTAAAGGAAATCCAAGAAGGAATCCGGCATGGAGTGCGGAAGGTCAATGTGGACACTGATCTGCGCCTTGCGGCGACCGGTGCTGTCCGCAAAAATTTGGCCGAGAATCCGAAAAACTTCGATCCCCGCAAATACCTTAAAGCATCCACGGCGGCTATGAAGGACATCTGCCAGGCTCGCTTTGAGGCTTTTGGTTGCGCAGGTCATGCTTCGAAAATTAAATCCCTGTCCTTGGAAGCCATGTCCAAGCGTTATGCGAGCGGTGAATTAGACCCGCGAGTGAACTAATAAGGGTAGACCTATACCATAAAGGGCGGGTTTATCCCGCCCTTTGCTTATCTAGCCCTAATGTTGCATGAACCTTGCTGGAGAGCGAAACTGATGGGCCTGCCATTGATGGCACTGGGTGAAGTCAGAGCAAATGAATCCAATCATGGAACCTTCAGGGTCTATACAGGCTGTGATGGTAGGATTCTTCCGCCGATATAGCGTCGAATGGGGGACGGGCCACCGCCTCATTGCCATTTGCAGCATATCCGCTCCCTTCCCAGCATTATCATTGTTGGTGACGGGCCATTGCGGACCCGTCACCAACAACTCTATTAATACCGCTCGCCTTCCGGCTTCTCCGTGGCATAGCTCCGTACAGTGTAATGGATATGCCGTCCTTCCACTTCCTGTCGGATTAACCCGAATCCCGGTTCGCTCTTGGGTCGATTGACGATAAACGACATACAGGGCGATTCAACCCCACGATCGCTGTTAAACGCCGTTACTCGGATGTAGTGGTGGGGAAAAGTTTTGCGGCAATCGCTAACTTCCATCAGAATCCCGGCGGGATCCTTCAGGTCGAACATAGGCATGCCAAGCTCAAGACTTGTCGGGGTGTGCCGTTCCCGCAAAGTGTCGTAGAAACCTTTAATCATGAGCGGATCACCCTCTAGTTTGCCCACTACGGTACCGGCATAAATATGATCGACACCGGCCATGCGCATCCACTTACAGATCACGCGGAAGTTCATACCGTTTTCTGTAACTCTAACAGGGAGTAGTGGCGATTGGCCTGTTCACAGATACCCCGAAGACCAGTAATACCAATTTAGCAAAAGGATGCAATTTATTAAGGTTATAAGTGTTTGTTTATACTCATTATTATACAATGAAAAGTTACATGAAATTGGTATAAATCGTCCATCTTTTCTTCTGCCCGCAATCCTACTGCCGCCAGAGCACCGATAATGCCATCCCCGTTACCGGTCAGTCCTTCTAGATAAATTTTTTCTTGGTAAGCCAAACTCCAGGCCTCCATGGGTTGAGGATTTTTTGCTTGGCCCGACGCCCGTAGCTATAAAGGGTGGGAGACCACCTGGTCTGCGGTGGTGATGCATAGTCCTGTATCGGCGCCAGGAGCGCCTGAGGTTAAGAGAAAATGGCGGCAGAACTCGGTCAGTTCCTGGCAATCCTGAGCTTTGCCGAACATGCTAAATGCTAAGGCAGGCGGCGCTGTGATGGGAAGTGTAGGGAATGGCGGGGTTGACCAACAGTTGATGGCGGGCGACCCCTTTATGTTTTTAGTAAGAACAGAACTTACTTTAGGGAACCGCCAGGGCTGAGTGCTATTCCCCAGCGAAAATATTGAGTTTGAGATTGTCTGGTCGTACACAAAATTTAGGCTGTGTGGGTGGGAACACGCTCTGCGGTCATTATATAAATAAGTATGCTAAATTTATGCATAAATAAGATCCAATATTTTTGATTATTTTATAAGGCAATACTTATTTAGTGTTTTCTTGAGAGTGTGAACATGCATGTAACTCTTCGCCAACTTTATGTTTTTGAGGCAGTGGCCCGCCATCTTAGCTATACCCGGGCGGCGGAAGAACTCCATCTGAGTCAGCCGGCGGTATCCATGCAGATCAAACAGTTGGAAGATAACGTGGGTTTGACGCTATTTGAGCAACTGGGCAAAAAAATTTTTCTTACCGAGGCGGGCCAGGAACTTTACCAGTACAGCCAGCAGATCTCCCGGCAGCTCAGTGAGGTTGAGGATGTTCTGGAAGAACTTAAGGGAAGTCGGCGAGGCACCCTCACGATTGCTGTAGCCACTACCGCCACTTATTTTGCCCTTCATTTGCTGGGCCGGTTTCATCAGCGTTTTCCTGGGGCCAACATTAGCCTCGATGTGGCCAATCGCGAAGCTTTGCTGAGGCATTTAGAAGAAAATACAGTTGATATGGTGATTATGGGTAAACCTCCAGAGAACTTGGAGGTAGTGGCTGAACCCTTCATGGATAATCCACTGGTGGTTATTGCCCCCCCAGCCCATCCACTCGTAGAGGGGCGGCGAGTGCCCTTAACCGTATTGCAACAAGAGACTTTTATCCTGCGTGAGCGGGGATCTGGCACCCGGATTGCGATGGAGCGTTTTTTTG harbors:
- a CDS encoding phosphoglycerate kinase, with product MSVLKMTDLDLAGKRVLIREDLNVPLKEGKVADDTRIRASLPTVQQAVQAGAKVMLMSHLGRPTEGEFDPSFSLAPVADHLSHLLGQEVRLVRDWLEGIELGEGQVALCENVRFNPGEKKNDETLAKKMAALCDVYVMDAFGSAHRAQASTHGVAKYAPIACAGPLLAGELEALAKALDKPARPLVAIVGGSKVSTKLTVLESLSQVVDQLIVGGGIANTFIAAAGYNVGKSLYEADLVGTAKQLRTAAQERGGDIPLPVDVVCGKEFSESAEATLKRIGEVAEDDMIFDIGPETSKHFAEILKEAGTIVWNGPVGVFEFDQFGEGTKALSLAIAESPAFSIAGGGDTLAAVAKYGVSDQISYISTGGGAFLEFLEGKKLPAVAILEERANQ
- the pyk gene encoding pyruvate kinase, yielding MLRRTKIVATLGPATDDPKVLDQIIEAGVDVVRLNFSHGPRDFDQACKLHRERVETVRSRAQAYGRQVGVLADLQGPKIRIAKFKAGKANLEDKARFTLDLSLPKDAGDENQVGVDYEDLADDVSRGDTLLLDDGRIVLWVEEVVGPKIACRVVIGGILLDNKGINRQGGGLSAKALTAKDRRDIQCAAELQVDYLAVSFPRSADDLNEARELFQAAGGRGGIVAKIERAEALENLEEMIAASEAVMVARGDLGVEIGDAALPPVQKNIIHLARKMNGVVITATQMMETMIKSPVPTRAEVFDVANAVLDGTDAVMLSAETASGDFPGKAVAAMDRICREAEKQYQVTVSTHRINSRFSRIDEGIAMAAMYLANHSAIKAIAALTESGSTPLWMSRISSAIPIYALTRHVETRRKVTLYRGVCPVSFNVNSSDHALINREAISELQRRGAVRDGDWVIITKGDLTGVQGGTNALKVVQVGNMV
- the fba gene encoding class II fructose-bisphosphate aldolase (catalyzes the reversible aldol condensation of dihydroxyacetonephosphate and glyceraldehyde 3-phosphate in the Calvin cycle, glycolysis, and/or gluconeogenesis); translation: MALITLRQLLDYAAEHNFGIPAFNVNNMEQVHAIMQAAEAVDSPVIMQASAGARSYAGEPFLRHLIAAAVEQYPHIPICMHQDHGAEPSVCLRSIQSGFSSVMMDGSLMPDMKTPSSYEYNVNVTRQVVDMAHGGGVSVEGELGCLGSLETGMAGEEDGSGAEGQLSHDQLLTNPEEAADFVKKTKVDALAIAIGTSHGAYKFTRPPTGDILAIERIKEIHARIPDTHLVMHGSSSVPQEWLKIIHEFGGDIGETYGVPVKEIQEGIRHGVRKVNVDTDLRLAATGAVRKNLAENPKNFDPRKYLKASTAAMKDICQARFEAFGCAGHASKIKSLSLEAMSKRYASGELDPRVN
- a CDS encoding ribulose bisphosphate carboxylase small subunit, with amino-acid sequence MPMFDLKDPAGILMEVSDCRKTFPHHYIRVTAFNSDRGVESPCMSFIVNRPKSEPGFGLIRQEVEGRHIHYTVRSYATEKPEGERY
- a CDS encoding LysR family transcriptional regulator, which produces MHVTLRQLYVFEAVARHLSYTRAAEELHLSQPAVSMQIKQLEDNVGLTLFEQLGKKIFLTEAGQELYQYSQQISRQLSEVEDVLEELKGSRRGTLTIAVATTATYFALHLLGRFHQRFPGANISLDVANREALLRHLEENTVDMVIMGKPPENLEVVAEPFMDNPLVVIAPPAHPLVEGRRVPLTVLQQETFILRERGSGTRIAMERFFAHLGATITSSMEISSNEAIKQAVQAGLGLGIVSQHTLEKEIALQRLVILEVDSFPIMRHWYIVHRKSKRFTALHQAFKDLVMEEARGLVNKTPK